A window from Candidatus Nitrospira neomarina encodes these proteins:
- a CDS encoding CPBP family intramembrane glutamic endopeptidase, whose amino-acid sequence MESDNTVDLLPDTRSDLQEEIQFSRWLTGLCLLFCACGLGLLIWAVTLSDDVRLASPASRDLERIASRMLGFESRLPELSSFEQVMYHLGGQDGETLEQIRLWYEERVDDQSSALDKLYLGMLYGEAGLTDQFNQFVMNWGMEHNSPASFRRWLEVGYGQSELSPAEYVFLQARLAEEVPANWFYFHLARRIAVQAGDRDLQKNLQLQEYQLTDPPLWRWRVLLGGEVVVIGFGVAFFLRLGFARLKGRIFPSQTGLAVWRIPWTFREGIAVLARGGALTILLMGLVAVLPDGIGIIEDFGIALLYLPPVVLTAILLCRTRKQSLLQVVGCSNVWQRLKSGLPLIVMLVTLGLVGDWLIVLGGEAFQSSVHWTEWFVPQLIWGTRMELIKTTIDFVLLAPFFEELIFRGILYTTLRIKFSFPLSMVASGLIFALAHGYGLIAFLTVLWSGLLWAWAYERTGSVIPGMVAHAVNNGVVVYSLVSFFR is encoded by the coding sequence ATGGAATCAGATAATACCGTCGATCTCCTCCCGGATACCCGCTCAGACCTTCAAGAAGAAATTCAATTCTCCCGTTGGCTGACCGGCCTGTGTCTGTTGTTCTGCGCATGTGGGCTGGGATTGCTCATTTGGGCGGTGACGCTGTCCGATGATGTGCGCCTGGCATCACCTGCAAGCCGGGATCTGGAGCGGATCGCCAGTCGGATGTTGGGTTTTGAATCTCGCCTGCCGGAACTCTCCTCGTTTGAACAGGTGATGTACCATTTGGGAGGACAGGACGGGGAAACGCTGGAGCAAATCCGACTTTGGTATGAAGAAAGGGTGGATGATCAATCCTCAGCATTGGATAAATTGTATTTGGGCATGCTCTATGGCGAAGCCGGGTTGACCGACCAATTCAACCAGTTTGTGATGAATTGGGGGATGGAGCACAATTCGCCTGCTTCTTTTCGTCGATGGTTGGAAGTGGGATATGGGCAGAGCGAACTCTCGCCTGCTGAGTATGTCTTCCTGCAGGCGAGGTTGGCCGAAGAGGTCCCCGCAAATTGGTTTTACTTTCATCTTGCGCGACGAATAGCCGTTCAGGCCGGCGATCGGGATTTACAGAAAAATCTTCAATTACAAGAGTATCAGTTGACCGACCCCCCATTATGGAGATGGCGTGTGCTATTGGGGGGTGAGGTTGTGGTGATTGGGTTTGGGGTGGCGTTCTTTCTTCGTCTGGGATTCGCCCGGTTGAAAGGCCGGATTTTCCCGTCTCAAACCGGCTTGGCTGTCTGGCGCATTCCTTGGACATTCCGGGAGGGTATCGCGGTCTTAGCCCGTGGAGGGGCCCTGACGATTCTGTTGATGGGACTGGTGGCGGTCCTGCCTGATGGTATAGGCATTATTGAGGATTTCGGGATCGCGTTACTGTATCTTCCTCCCGTCGTCCTGACCGCTATTCTGTTGTGTCGAACCAGGAAACAATCGTTGCTACAGGTGGTGGGTTGTTCGAATGTGTGGCAACGATTGAAATCCGGTCTGCCATTGATCGTGATGTTGGTGACGCTTGGCCTTGTTGGGGACTGGCTGATTGTGCTCGGGGGGGAGGCGTTTCAATCTTCGGTGCATTGGACAGAATGGTTTGTCCCCCAGCTGATTTGGGGAACGCGGATGGAACTCATCAAAACCACAATCGACTTCGTTCTTCTGGCGCCCTTTTTCGAAGAACTCATTTTCCGGGGAATTCTCTATACGACACTTCGAATCAAATTCAGTTTTCCCCTCTCCATGGTTGCAAGTGGATTGATTTTCGCCTTGGCCCATGGCTATGGGCTGATCGCGTTTCTGACGGTTCTCTGGAGTGGGTTGTTGTGGGCATGGGCCTACGAACGAACGGGGAGTGTGATTCCCGGCATGGTGGCGCATGCCGTCAATAACGGGGTGGTGGTGTATTCTCTTGTCTCATTTTTCCGCTAA